The Miltoncostaea oceani genome includes a region encoding these proteins:
- a CDS encoding bifunctional diguanylate cyclase/phosphohydrolase, with product MPLELRYRDGVFAVDSTRGRTGARAAPLRAVEAPTAAALLADWRDAGRRIARVRRLQGALLGGLGVAGIGGSAATLQLGVGGEGAVVALLSVLLAAAVGVWASLGRALSRAIGALELSAGLLADLAATDPLTELPNHRAFHERLLQEVALAERSGRPLSLVLLDLDHFKRINDSFGHPAGDAVVTEVARRLASCARRGEVVARVGGEEFGWLLPGADAMDAWQAAERARVEVSATPLLSYGSLTISAGVCELSQAGGAGELHRLADGALYWAKAHGRDRCIRYSPEVVEELSAGERAARLEHQQALNAVHALARAVDAKDPYTQRHSERVADIAVRLALELGWPAERLRELREAAVLHDVGKIAVPDAILTKPGALTPDEFALVREHPARGAEIVAEALTPEQASWVRGHHERVDGGGYPDGIAGDAIPDGARVMALADAWDAMTSDRPYRAGLAARRALDICRAEAGAQFAPEVVDALQALWEQSAIPHSLPAVPEDDPDLAQELQYRGAGAVPVARRERRPAAGPGLVYRGLRVPDEDVPEA from the coding sequence ATGCCATTGGAGCTCCGTTACCGCGACGGCGTGTTCGCCGTCGACTCGACCCGGGGGCGGACGGGTGCGCGGGCGGCTCCGCTGCGCGCCGTGGAGGCGCCGACGGCGGCGGCGCTGCTCGCCGACTGGCGGGACGCGGGTCGTCGCATCGCGCGTGTCCGGCGTCTGCAGGGCGCGCTGCTCGGGGGCCTCGGCGTCGCCGGCATCGGCGGGTCCGCGGCGACCCTCCAGCTCGGGGTCGGTGGCGAGGGCGCGGTGGTGGCGTTGCTGTCGGTGCTGCTGGCGGCGGCGGTCGGCGTGTGGGCGTCCCTCGGGCGTGCCCTGAGCCGGGCGATCGGCGCCCTCGAGTTGTCGGCGGGCCTGCTGGCGGACCTCGCGGCGACGGATCCCCTGACGGAGCTGCCGAACCACCGTGCGTTCCACGAGCGTCTGCTGCAGGAGGTGGCGCTGGCGGAGCGGTCGGGACGTCCCCTGTCGCTGGTCCTGCTCGACCTCGACCACTTCAAGCGCATCAACGACTCGTTCGGGCACCCGGCGGGCGACGCGGTGGTGACGGAGGTCGCCCGCCGCCTCGCCTCCTGCGCGCGGCGTGGTGAGGTGGTGGCGCGGGTCGGCGGCGAGGAGTTCGGGTGGCTGCTGCCGGGCGCCGACGCGATGGATGCGTGGCAGGCGGCGGAGCGGGCGCGTGTCGAGGTGTCCGCGACGCCCCTGTTGTCGTACGGGTCGTTGACGATCTCCGCCGGTGTCTGCGAGTTGTCGCAGGCGGGTGGGGCGGGGGAGCTGCACCGCCTCGCCGACGGGGCGTTGTACTGGGCGAAGGCGCACGGCCGCGACCGCTGCATCCGGTACTCGCCGGAGGTGGTGGAGGAGCTCTCCGCGGGGGAGCGCGCGGCCCGGCTCGAGCACCAGCAGGCGCTGAACGCCGTGCACGCGCTGGCGCGGGCGGTGGACGCGAAGGACCCGTACACGCAGCGCCATTCGGAGCGGGTCGCGGACATCGCGGTGCGGTTGGCGCTGGAGCTCGGCTGGCCGGCGGAGCGCCTGCGGGAGCTGCGGGAGGCGGCGGTGCTGCACGACGTCGGGAAGATCGCCGTCCCCGACGCGATCCTGACGAAGCCGGGCGCGTTGACGCCGGACGAGTTCGCGCTCGTCCGGGAGCACCCGGCCCGTGGCGCGGAGATCGTGGCGGAGGCCCTGACGCCGGAGCAGGCGTCGTGGGTGCGGGGCCACCACGAACGCGTCGACGGCGGCGGCTACCCGGACGGCATCGCAGGTGACGCGATCCCCGACGGCGCGCGGGTGATGGCGCTCGCGGACGCGTGGGACGCGATGACGAGCGACCGCCCGTACCGCGCGGGCCTCGCCGCCCGGAGGGCCCTCGACATCTGCCGGGCGGAGGCGGGCGCCCAGTTCGCCCCGGAGGTGGTCGATGCGCTGCAGGCGTTGTGGGAGCAGTCGGCGATCCCGCACTCCCTCCCCGCCGTCCCGGAGGACGACCCCGACCTGGCGCAGGAGCTGCAGTACCGGGGTGCGGGGGCGGTCCCCGTCGCCCGCCGCGAACGCCGTCCCGCCGCCGGCCCCGGCCTGGTGTACCGCGGCCTCCGCGTCCCCGACGAGGACGTCCCCGAGGCCTGA